The window CCACGTAGCCGCGGGTGTACGCGTCGATCAGCCAGTCGATCTGCGCGGTGGAGAGCGTTCCCCGGTCGCGCTTGGTGCGGATCAGATCGACGACGTCGTGGGCTTCGGTGGCCATGGTGATTCCTAACTCGGATGCTCGGCACTCCGCCGCGCGTGCGGAGACCGCTACTCGGCGAGCGACTCTTCGCGGTACTCGACGAGGGTGCGCGGCCCGAAGGCGTCGGGGATGACCTCGTCGATCGTCTTGATGCCCGAGACCGTCTCGAGCAGCATCCCCTCGGCCGAGTGCTCGAAGAGCAGCTGGCGGCAGCGGCCGCACGGCATCAGCGCGCCACCGTGCCCGTCGACGCAGGTGAAGGCGACGAGCTTGCCGCCGCCCGTCATGTGCAGCGTCGAGACCAGGGTGCACTCGGCGCAGAGCGTCAGGCCGTAGGACGCGTTCTCGACGTTGCAGCCCGAGATCACCCGGCCGTCGTCGACGATCGCGGCGACCCCGACGGGAAACTTCGAGTACGGCACGTAGGCCTTCTCCATCGCCTCGAGGGCGACGGCGCGCAGGGCGTCCCAGTCGATCTCGCTTCGGGCATCCGTCATCAGAATCTCCTCGGGAACAACGAACTCACGACCATCGAGCTCACGACCAACGGACTCACGAGCTGACGTACGGCTTGCCGGAGGCCGCCGGCCCCCGTACGCGCCCGACCAGGCCGGCGACCGCGAAGATCGTGACCACGTAGGGCAGCATCAACATGAACTCCGACGGCACCGGCGAACCGATGATGCCGAGCACGTTCTGCAGGTTCGACGCGAAGCCGAACAGCAGCGCCGCGAGGGTCGCCCGGATCGGGTCCCACCTGCCGAAGATCACCGCCGCGAGGGCGATGAAGCCCGCGCCCGCCGTCATCTCCTTGTTGAACGCACCCACCGAGCCGAGCGTGAAGTACGCCCCGCCGAGGCCCGCGATCGCACCGGCCAGCGACACGTTCCAGAAGCGCGTGCGGTTGACCTTGATGCCCACGGTGTCGGCGGCCTGAGGATGCTCGCCCACGGCCCGCACCCGCAGACCCCACTTGGTCTTGAAGAGGCTGTAGAACACCAGCGCGACCGCGATGTACATCAGGTAGACGACGATGGTCTGCCGGAACAGGGTCGGGCCGAGCACCGGGATCTCGGACAGCAGCGGGATCGGCAGCCGGTCGAAGCGCGGCGGCGAGTTCAGCAGATCGGGGTCGGCCGTCAGCACCTGCGAGTACAGGAACGACGTCAGACCCGTGACCAGCACGTTCAGCACGACGCCGACGATCACCTGGTCGACCAGGTACTTGATCGAGAACGCGGCGAGCACGAAGGACACCAGGGTGCCGGCGACGACCGCACCGATCAGGCCGATGAACGGGTTGCCCGTCACCGAGGCCACGACCGCCGAGACGAAGGCGCCGGCGAGCAGCTGGCCCTCGATCGCGACGTTGACGACACCGACACGCTCGGAGATGACGCCGCCGAGGGCACCGAAGATCAGCGGCACGCTGAGCGAGACGGTGCCGATCAGGAGGCCGGGCACCGGGATGGTCTGGCCCGCCGCGGCCCAGGTGAGGAACGCGATCAGGAACAGCACCGCGAACACGACCATGAGCCAGAGGCGCACCCGCCGCCCGGTCGCCACGAACCAGGCGGACAGGGCGGCCAGCAGCACGAGCGCGATCGAGATGACGAGGCCGGTCGCCCGGGTGGGCAGCACGACCTCGGGCAGCTGGATCAGGTCGGAGTCGGTCGAGAGCCGGAACGTCGAGGAGCCGTCGCGGCCGAACGCCACGAACAGGATCAACGCGCCGAGGGCGAAGATGCCGAACGCGATCGGCGCCTTCCAACTCTTCACCTGCACCGTGTTCAGGGCCTTGCCCGAGGTGTCGGGGTGGTTGTGCTCGGTGGGCGGGGCTCCCGCCGTCGAAGCCAGGTTGTTGGTCGAGACGTTCTCGCTCACTTGGCCGTCACCGCCTCACGGTTCGAAACAGCCGGGGCCTTGGGGGCCTTCGGCGTCTTGGGCTTGGACGGGTCGGGCAGGCGGAACACCGTACGGATCAGCGGCGGCGCCGCGATGAAGAGCACGATCAGAGACTGCACGACGAGCACGATGTCGATCGGGATGCCCTCCGAGGCCTGCATGGCGAAGCCGCCGGCCTTGAACGCTCCGAACAGGATGCCCGCCACGAAGATGCCCCACGGCTTGGACCGTCCGAGCAGCGCCACGGTGATGGCGTCGAAGCCGATGCCCGCGTCGATGCCGGAGCTGAAGCCGGTGGTCACCGTGCCGAGCACCTGCGAGACGCCGGCGAGGCCGATCAGGCCACCGGAGATGACCATGGCGTAGACGTACATGTTCTTGACGTTGATGCCGGCCACGCGCGCCGCGTTGGGGTTGATGCCGACGGCGCGGAACTTGAAGCCGAGCGACGACCGGTTCAGCAGCCACCAGACGAAGACGGTGGCGACGATGACCAGGATGAAGCCGAAGTGCAGGTTGAACTGCGGGCCGAGGAGATCGGGGAACACCGCGGTGCTGTCGATCGGCGGCGACTTCGGGTTGTTCGAGCCGGGCGCTTGGAGCACGGGGGTGCGCAGCAGGTAGGAGACCAGGTAGAACGCGACGTAGTTCAGCATGATCGTGATGATCACCTCGTGCGCTCCGGTGCGGGCCTTCAGCAGACCGGCGATGCCCGCCCAGATGCCGCCGCCGACCAGGCCGGCGATCACCGCGACGATCATGTGCAGGCCCCACGGCAGGTGCAGGGTGAAGCCCACCCAGCCGGCGCAGGCGGCGGCGATGAGCATCTGCCCGCGGCCACCGATGTTGAACATGCCGACGCGGAAGGCGAGGCCGACGCCGAGGC of the Herbiconiux flava genome contains:
- a CDS encoding cytidine deaminase; this encodes MTDARSEIDWDALRAVALEAMEKAYVPYSKFPVGVAAIVDDGRVISGCNVENASYGLTLCAECTLVSTLHMTGGGKLVAFTCVDGHGGALMPCGRCRQLLFEHSAEGMLLETVSGIKTIDEVIPDAFGPRTLVEYREESLAE
- a CDS encoding ABC transporter permease — encoded protein: MNTVQVKSWKAPIAFGIFALGALILFVAFGRDGSSTFRLSTDSDLIQLPEVVLPTRATGLVISIALVLLAALSAWFVATGRRVRLWLMVVFAVLFLIAFLTWAAAGQTIPVPGLLIGTVSLSVPLIFGALGGVISERVGVVNVAIEGQLLAGAFVSAVVASVTGNPFIGLIGAVVAGTLVSFVLAAFSIKYLVDQVIVGVVLNVLVTGLTSFLYSQVLTADPDLLNSPPRFDRLPIPLLSEIPVLGPTLFRQTIVVYLMYIAVALVFYSLFKTKWGLRVRAVGEHPQAADTVGIKVNRTRFWNVSLAGAIAGLGGAYFTLGSVGAFNKEMTAGAGFIALAAVIFGRWDPIRATLAALLFGFASNLQNVLGIIGSPVPSEFMLMLPYVVTIFAVAGLVGRVRGPAASGKPYVSS
- a CDS encoding ABC transporter permease; this translates as MSDTTLSKPAPAAEPPSRWRTTFNEIIGGSVMISILAVVLAMIAGGILIAVTDENVQKAAGYFFARPGDTFAEIWKAVSGAYVSLFQGAVFNPKRDDFVQQIKPLTETLTFATPLIAAGLGVGLAFRVGMFNIGGRGQMLIAAACAGWVGFTLHLPWGLHMIVAVIAGLVGGGIWAGIAGLLKARTGAHEVIITIMLNYVAFYLVSYLLRTPVLQAPGSNNPKSPPIDSTAVFPDLLGPQFNLHFGFILVIVATVFVWWLLNRSSLGFKFRAVGINPNAARVAGINVKNMYVYAMVISGGLIGLAGVSQVLGTVTTGFSSGIDAGIGFDAITVALLGRSKPWGIFVAGILFGAFKAGGFAMQASEGIPIDIVLVVQSLIVLFIAAPPLIRTVFRLPDPSKPKTPKAPKAPAVSNREAVTAK